CCGCTCGCCTCCTACGGCGGCCGCAGCGACCCGCTCCAGGAGGCCCCCGACGCCATGACCCACTGGGCCGGACGCACCCCGGCCTACCTGGGCCACAACGAGTACGAGGGAGGCCACTTCTACATCGACACGCACGCCCAGGCCGTCACCGCGCACTTCGCGCACCGGCTCCAGCGCACCGTGGCCACCCTGGCGCGCTGAGCGCGCCGAGCGGGAAGGCCGTCAGCGCCACGTCAGCGGGGCGCGGGACAGTGCACCGGGACCTTCGTCCCGGCTGCCGTCCCGTGCCCCGCTGCGCGTAGCGGGCCCTGTTCGGCCCGCATCCCACCAGCACGACACGACCTAGGAGGGTCGTCATGACCACCGAAGCGGAACTGACCGGCAGCGCGGCCCCGGCCGCACCGCCCCAGGACATCGAGGAGGCCGCCGGGGCACCCGCCTGGGGGGCCCTCCTGGTCGTGCTGGCCGGCCTGTTCATCACCAACCTCGACTTCTTCATCGTCAACGTGGCGATCCCCTCGCTCCAGCGGGACATGCACGCCACACCGGCGCAGATCCAGCTCGTCGCCGTGACCTTCACCATCGGCCTGGCCGCGCTGCTGATCACCGGCGGCAGACTCGGCGACCTGTACGGTCGCAGACGGGTGTACTCCGTGGGCGTGGCGCTGTTCACGCTGGCCTCGCTGGCCTGCGGCATCGCGCCCAACATGACCGAACTGATCGTCGCCCGCGCCGTCCAGGGCGCCGCCGCGGCCCTCGTCATCCCGCAGGTGCTCGGCATCCTCAACACCGCGTACACCGGCAAGGCCCGGGTCGCCGCGTTCAACGCCTACGGTCTGGCGCTGGGCGCGGCGGCGGTCTTCGGCCAGCTCATCGGCGGCCTGCTGATCAAGGCGGACCTGTTCGGCTGGGACTGGCGGACCATCTTCCTGATCAACGTGCCCATCGGCGCGCTGGTGCTGCTCGTCACCCCGAAGGTGGTGCCCGAGTCGAAGGCCGGCGACGGCCGGACCGGGCTGGACCTGCTGGGTGTGGTGCTGGTGACGGCCGGGCTCGTCGCGGTCGTGCTGCCGCTGGTGGAGGGCCGGGAGCAGGGCTGGCCGGCCTGGACCTGGGAGCTGCTCGTGGCCTCCGTGCCGCTGCTCGGCCTGTTCTGGATCACCCAGCGCCGGCTCGCGGCCCGTGACCGCTCCCCGCTGATGAGCCCCTCGCTCTTCCACGACCGCTCGTTCAGCGTCGGCGTGGTCTCCATCCTCGTGTACTTCTCGGTGATGGCCTCCTTCTTCCTGGTCCTCGCGCTCTACCTCCAGGAGGCGCGCGGCACCAGCGCCCTGAAGTCCGGGCTGCTGTTCATCCCGCTCGGCCTCGGCTTCTTCCTCTCCTCCGTGCAGGCGCCGAAGTTCGCCGGCCGGCTGGGCAAGCAGGTGCTCGCGCTGGGCGCGCTGACCGTGGCCGTCGGCGACGTCGCGCTCGCCTTCACCGCGGACCGGCTGGACACCACCGGCGCCGTCGCCTGGTGCATCCCCGCCATGGTGGTGTGCGGATACGGCATGGGCCTGGTGGTGGCGCCGCTGACCTCGCTCGTGCTGGAACGGGTGGCGCCGCAGTACGCGGCGGCCGCGTCCGGGGTGTTCTCCACCGCGCAGGAGGTCGGCAACGCCCTCGGTGTCGCCATCATCGGCGTCGTCTTCTTCGACGTGGCCGAAGACCGGCCGGGCGCGCACGGCATGGCGCAGGCGTTCAGCACCAGCCTGCTGGTCCAGGCCGGCATCTGCGTGGGCGCCGCGGCACTGCTGCAACTGCTGCCCAACCGGTCCAGGAGCACCGCCGCCTGACCGAACCGGCCATATCCGGCCACCGACTCCCCGACGGGCGTCCGCGATCCACGCGGGCGCCCGTCAGTGTCGTATCAGAAACCCGTCAACGCCGACCTCCACGATGGCTGCAACCGAAAGAACTCA
This Streptomyces misionensis DNA region includes the following protein-coding sequences:
- a CDS encoding MFS transporter; protein product: MTTEAELTGSAAPAAPPQDIEEAAGAPAWGALLVVLAGLFITNLDFFIVNVAIPSLQRDMHATPAQIQLVAVTFTIGLAALLITGGRLGDLYGRRRVYSVGVALFTLASLACGIAPNMTELIVARAVQGAAAALVIPQVLGILNTAYTGKARVAAFNAYGLALGAAAVFGQLIGGLLIKADLFGWDWRTIFLINVPIGALVLLVTPKVVPESKAGDGRTGLDLLGVVLVTAGLVAVVLPLVEGREQGWPAWTWELLVASVPLLGLFWITQRRLAARDRSPLMSPSLFHDRSFSVGVVSILVYFSVMASFFLVLALYLQEARGTSALKSGLLFIPLGLGFFLSSVQAPKFAGRLGKQVLALGALTVAVGDVALAFTADRLDTTGAVAWCIPAMVVCGYGMGLVVAPLTSLVLERVAPQYAAAASGVFSTAQEVGNALGVAIIGVVFFDVAEDRPGAHGMAQAFSTSLLVQAGICVGAAALLQLLPNRSRSTAA